A single genomic interval of Astyanax mexicanus isolate ESR-SI-001 chromosome 4, AstMex3_surface, whole genome shotgun sequence harbors:
- the LOC125801272 gene encoding gastrula zinc finger protein XlCGF26.1-like translates to MEKHQYSVKSFNKQSNLKIHQHIHTGEKPYHCSDCGKSFNLQSTLKIHQRIHTGEKPYHCSDCGKRFTKQSTLKIHQRIHTGEKPYHCSDCGKSFTNQSYLKNHQRIHTGEKPCHCSDCGLSFTQQHTLKNHQRIHTGEKPYSCSDCGKSFTNQSKLKNHQRIHTGEKPYHCSDCGLSFTQQSTLKNHQRIHTGEKPYSCSDCGSSFTKQCTLKKHQRIHTGEKPYSCSDCRRSFSEQGNLKKHQRIHTGEKPYYCSYCGRSFTQQSNFKIHQRIHTGEKPYHCSDCGKSFTQHRNLKLHQHIHTGEKPYYCSYCGRSFTTHSDLKKHQRIHTGEKLYHCSDCGKSFTQQGPLKKHQRIHTGEKTIANLSHSNKKRKS, encoded by the coding sequence atggagaaacatcagtactctgtcaagagttttaacaaacagagtaatctcaaaatacaccagcacattcacacaggagagaaaccgtatcactgctcagactgtgggaagagttttaatctacagagtactctgaaaatacaccagcgcattcacacaggagagaaaccgtatcactgctcagactgtgggaagagatttactaaacagagtactctgaaaatacaccagcgcattcacacaggagagaaaccgtatcactgctcggactgtgggaagagttttactaatcaGAGTTACCTCAAAaatcatcagcgcattcacacaggagagaaaccgtgtcactgctcagactgtgggttgagttttactcaacagcatactctcaaaaaccaccagcgcattcacactggagagaaaccatattcctgctcagactgtgggaagagttttactaatcagagtaaactcaaaaatcaccagcgcattcacacaggagagaaaccgtatcactgctcagactgtgggttgagttttactcaacaaagtactctcaaaaaccaccagcgcattcacacaggagagaaaccatattcctgctcagactgtgggagtagttttactaaacagtgtactctcaaaaaacaccagcgcattcacacaggagagaaaccatattcctgctcagactgtaggaggagtttttctgaacagggtaatctcaaaaaacaccagcgcattcacacaggagagaaaccgtattactgctcatactgtgggaggagttttactcaacagagtaatttcaaaatacatcagcgcattcacacaggagagaaaccgtatcactgctcagactgtgggaaaagttttactcaacataggaatctcaaactgcaccagcacattcacacaggagagaaaccatattactgctcatactgtgggaggagttttactacacatagtgatctcaaaaaacaccagcgcattcacacaggagaaaaactgtatcactgctcagactgtgggaaaagttttactcaacagggtcctctcaaaaaacaccagcgcattcacacaggagagaaaactattgCAAATTTGTCCCACAGCAATAAAAAGCGCAAATCATAA